The nucleotide window GAAGACCGTGACGACGACCTGCCCCTGGGGGCCGACGCGGCGGCGGGCGGCGCGGATCAGGGTGGCGTGGCCCTCGTGCAGCGCGCCCATGGTCATCACGACCGCGCGCTCGCCACCGGAGCGGCGGGGCAGATCGCGCAGGGCCGCGGCGGTGTGGAGGAGGTGGCCGGGGCCGGGCCGGGCCTGCTCGGCGGGGAGGGCCGGGTCCATGGGCGGCTGCGGTTCCTGGTGCTTCACCGGTCGCCTCCCCCGGGGCCGGCGGCGTCGGGGCCCGGGCCCCTGGAGCCGGGGGCGGTGCCGGAACCGTCGTCGGAGCCGGCGAGGACATCGAGCAGGTCCTCGGCCAGTTCGGGCTTGAGCAGACCGTGGGACAGCGCGCGGTCCGCGGTCGTCCGGGCCATGGCGAGGTAGCCGGCGACGCTCTGCGGTGCGTGCCGGCGCAGCTCGGCGATATGGACGGCGACGGTGCCGGCGTCGCCCCGGGCGACCGGGCCGGTCAGCGCGGCGTCACCGGACCGGAGCGCGTTGTCCAGGGCGGCGCCGAGCAGCGGGCCCAGCATTCGGTCGGGGGCCTGCACCCCCGCGTCGTGCAGCAGCTCCATGGCCTGGGCGACGAGCGTGACCAGATGGTTCGCGCCGATGGCGAGCGCCGCGTGATAGAGCGGACGGGCCGATTCCGCGATCCACTCGGGCTCCCCGCCCATCTCGATGACCAGCGCTTCCGCCGCCATCCGCAGCTCGTCGGGCGAGGTCACCCCGAACGAGCAGCCGGCCAGCCGCTGGACGTCCACGGAGGTGCCGGTGAAGGTCATCGCCGGATGCAGGGCCAGCGGCAGGGCCCCGGCGCGGGTGGCCGGGTCCAGCACCGCGGTGCCGTACCGCCCGGAGGTGTGCACCAGCAGCTGGCCGGGCCGCACGGCGCCGGTCTCCGCGAGGCCGCTCACCAGGCCGGCCAGGGCGTCGTCGGGGACGGTCAGCAAGACGAGGTCGGCGCGGGCGAACACCTCGGCGGGGGTGACCAGCGGAACGTCGGGCAGCAGCTCGGCGGCGCGGCGCACGGAGGCGTCGGAGACTCCCGACACGGCAACCGGGCGATGCCCCGCGAGCTGCAACGCGGCGGCGAGGGCGGGCCCGACACGGCCGGCGCCGACGACTCCGACGGTCAGCCGGGCGGGTCGGTCCTGGGCCTCGGTGGGTGGGTGTGCATTCACGCGGCGATGGCCTTCCGTTCCAGTCCGCGGGGGGTACCGGACGATTCTTCGCCATGCTACGCGAGTGTTTCCGGCGGCCTTCAGAGTTGTGCACAAGGTGAGACGGGGTCTCGCACACGAGTTATCCACAGGGGTCGCGGGCCCGCGCCGGGCTGGGCAATGATCAGTGCGACGCCGCGCGAAACGCACGAAACGACAGCGCGGAGAAATACCAGGTAGGGGGCGTGTGAGGCGTATGGGAAACGCAAGCAAGGACGGCGCGGGGAGCGCGGGCGGGGGCTCACCGGACGCTGTGGGGGAGGGCTCGGGCGGGCAGGCGCGGGACAGTTCGATCCCTGGGGCCGTGCGGAGTGGATCAGCCGGCGGCAGGGGGGACGTCCCGGGCGGCGCTCCGGCCGCGGCGCGTGGCCCCGCGGTCGAGCGGGAGCGGATGTTCGCGGCGATCCGGGCCTCGAAGCGCGTGCTGGCCGGCAGCGCGGG belongs to Streptomyces sp. NBC_01454 and includes:
- a CDS encoding Rossmann-like and DUF2520 domain-containing protein, which codes for MNAHPPTEAQDRPARLTVGVVGAGRVGPALAAALQLAGHRPVAVSGVSDASVRRAAELLPDVPLVTPAEVFARADLVLLTVPDDALAGLVSGLAETGAVRPGQLLVHTSGRYGTAVLDPATRAGALPLALHPAMTFTGTSVDVQRLAGCSFGVTSPDELRMAAEALVIEMGGEPEWIAESARPLYHAALAIGANHLVTLVAQAMELLHDAGVQAPDRMLGPLLGAALDNALRSGDAALTGPVARGDAGTVAVHIAELRRHAPQSVAGYLAMARTTADRALSHGLLKPELAEDLLDVLAGSDDGSGTAPGSRGPGPDAAGPGGGDR